The Pagrus major chromosome 1, Pma_NU_1.0 genome includes the window AGCTTGAAGATCAGTGCTCTGAGACAGGAGTGTCCACTCTGTATCAAAGTATGACATCCCTGCATTACATTGAATTTAATTTGTCTTACAGACCAGCAACTAGAGAAAGAAATTGTTTAAGGGGAGAAGGGAAGCTAGAAGATACAACATGAGTTGAATTAAAGCTACAAGGAGCTTTCGTTTTAGTTTAGCCCCAAAGGAATTATTTTTATAGCGCCTTAAAATAccacaaaaactacaaagatAACCATTTGCTGACAACTCAAGTGTTGTCAAGCACCTTGTTAAGGCTTAACTTAAATAACCTAGCTGCACCATCAGACTGATGAGTTAATCAATGCTCTGTGACTCAGGAGAGAGAGCGGTCGTCCACCAGTCAGAGTGTCGGTGATTCATTCCCCGGCACCTGTAGTCTACATGTTGAAGTTGAACCCAAAATTGCTCCTCCGGGGTTGTAGGAGTGTGTATATGAAAGGTTAtcactcctgatgagcaggtggcgtcttgcatggtagcctctcACCATtgtatgaatgggtgaatgttgtaaagtgctttgagtggtcagtaagactggaaaagcgctatataaatacagtccGTTCATTTATTCTTGCAGTTTTAAACATCAAGCTACAGCTACAACACACAGTAAGCTAGTTGAACCTAGGTTGCAGTAGCTTGCAGGTGAACACGAGTTGACGCTGTAGGTAAATTTGAAACAAATGAACAACAGACACCATCTTTTAGGTTTTAGTTCTCCAGTGTGAATTGTGTTCATCTTTTCTTTGCAGatattttcatgtctgtcaAGTTTGAAGACTCACATGTGCAAGAGTCATGGAAGCCGAGCACCTCTGTCAGCAGCACACATCAAGTCCGGCAGGACTGATAGACCCACTGAGCGGCCTCTATGCAGGGGCAAGGTTagcatcacatttgtttttgtgtgatattATCTTGTCATTTCTTTGGACAAAATGCAAACTAAACGAGTCAATGTCATGCACATATGAGGTACAACACTCTATATCTATAACCACAGTGCCTGTTGTTTTAGGAGAGGACATTCGGCTGTTCAGTGTGTGGGAAAGTATTCAAGcgctcctccaccctctccactCATCTGCTCATACATTCAGACACCCGGCCCTACCCCTGCCAGTACTGTGGCAAAAGGTTCCACCAGAAGTCTGACATGAAGAAGCACACCTTCATACACACCGGTGGGTTTACATATCACCTTTGGTTGTTTCTTCAGTCTACAGCTCACATCATTCATTTGAATTTGTTAaactgaactgcagtttaaattAAACATCCTGTGTATTCACATGAcctgttctgtgtttgtgtgccaggGGAGAAGCCTCATGTGTGTCAGATATGTGGGAAGGCATTCAGCCAGAGCTCGAACCTCATCACCCACAGCCGTAAACACAGGGACGACCGGCCCTACCGCTGTCCTCGCTGCCTCTACAGCTTCCAGCACAAAGTGGACCTGCGGCAGCACCAGGAGCACCACTGCGCCTACCGCTGACTCTGACAACGTCTTCAGCCTTTTACCAGCAGAAACACATTCAGGACAGAAAGCTACTGACTGTGTTGTTGCTACCAGGAAGTCTCATCTCACATCCAATGCTATAGTGGtttatatttgacatttaactGTCTTTAAGGACACTGAGAGGAGACAGATGCTGTTATTACTCTGCTCAGAGGTTTCCAACACAGCAATGTTGGTCATGATCAACTTGAATCCCCTCTGTACTTACTTAGTAATAAAAATCCAGAATTGTAGTGTTGTGAGTTactctcattttaaaaagtgttttatatttatatccaaGAACTGTTGgcattatttgtgtgttgttttttaaattgacagCATGTCAACAGCTATGAACAAAATGTGgttgtaaattaaaataataaatggcaTTACTAAAGACGACATCC containing:
- the LOC140996750 gene encoding uncharacterized protein translates to MPRSFLVKRGGLHHHRPIARSPGPGLTPVTFSPLGQQTGSWHASLEYSAVETPDVNAVSIALLQQDLQAANHSDGNGHIPPFSPISNDCRSAEPCCPVNSKTCIPVEKVESHPPTPAVWSGPHVSSGYPDKVSVGLGNMTQHPQILRETRSRGSLKISALRQECPLCIKIFSCLSSLKTHMCKSHGSRAPLSAAHIKSGRTDRPTERPLCRGKERTFGCSVCGKVFKRSSTLSTHLLIHSDTRPYPCQYCGKRFHQKSDMKKHTFIHTGEKPHVCQICGKAFSQSSNLITHSRKHRDDRPYRCPRCLYSFQHKVDLRQHQEHHCAYR